A genomic window from Triticum urartu cultivar G1812 chromosome 7, Tu2.1, whole genome shotgun sequence includes:
- the LOC125526003 gene encoding uncharacterized protein LOC125526003: MKAAPTIVGSGSGTAAVAPGLGTSQAGPGAAAAGSGTSAGGSGTTTVAPAPGTSEPSPKALVVGPRTSMTQQAAADSNLPPPNPTALVLVAVMTVVEAPSWAQPILNFLVSRELPADEILARQVQRRLVAYTILNRELVRRSMTGVFQRLVEPEKGKAILRGIHQGECGHHAASRSLVAKAFRQGFFWPTALDEAKDLVKKCKGCQRFSSKQHMPASALKTIPLTWPFAM, translated from the exons ATGAAGGCTGCTCCCACAATAGTTGGATCTGGCTCGGGGACTGCAGCAGTCGCACCCGGCTTGGGGACTTCACAAGCTGGCCCGGGGGCTGCAGCAGCtggctcggggacttcggcaggcggctcggggactacAACAGTTGCACCCGCCCCGGGGACTTCAGAACCCAGCCCAAAGGCTCTAGTAGTCGGCCCGAGGACTTCAATGACACAGCAAGCGGCGGCCGACTCCAACCTGCCGCCTCCCAACCCAACCGCCCTGGTACTAGTGGCTGTGATGACAGTGGTAGAAGCACCATCATGGGCacagcccatcctcaacttcctggTGAGCCGAGAGCTACCAGCCGACGAGATCTTGGCCCGGCAGGTGCAGCGCCGGCTAGTAGCATACACAATACTAAACAGAGAGCTTGTCAGGCGCAGCATGACTGGCGTCTTCCAGCGCT TGGTAGAGCCGGAGAAGGGCAAAGCAATCCTCAGAGGCATTCaccaaggcgagtgcggccaccatgcggcctccagatcccttgtcgccaaagctttccgccaaggattcttctggccgactgctttggatgaagCCAAGGATTTGGTCAAGAAGTGCAAAGGATGCCAACGCTTTAGCTCCAAGCAGCACatgccggcttctgcactcaagaccatccccctcacTTGGCCGTTTGCCATGTAG